From Epinephelus fuscoguttatus linkage group LG17, E.fuscoguttatus.final_Chr_v1:
ggcagcaaaacatcctttcattttatagttatagtttactaatgtatgaaaaacttgccacagtatgaacagaaCATGAGCTCCAAAatcagccacaactcagccctgagcaagagtgatAGCTCTCTGTTGACCAATCAATTTTCTAGCTCCACTCTTTAGGACCAGATCAGTGTGcaaggtaccccaacagaggggtgaccaaaaatggggacagttctattggtaccatccaaaACTTTTCACAgttgaaacagaaaaataacaatTCTAATGTGTTaagaaatgaactgaactggacctgactgtttggtggaaacaaggcttaAGAGACACAATGCTGAGAAAAGCGAATATAGCAAGGCAATATGCcacatgaaaatgaatatgGGATTGGCTTCACTTTAACTTTCGTTGGCAAGCATATTTATGAAAAGTAAATCCTGTTTAATACACCTTTAGTAAAACTACTAAtatcacactgtaaaaacagaaaaaatagtACAGATATAAATGCTGTATATACATGGTAATTTAAGAGATCAAACAAATCCTTAGTGAAGTCCCCACTGACTTACATCCTCAGTAAAGTATCCCGTAGCTATGGGTGCCAAGACTCCAGGAATGGTCCCAAAAGTGTTAGTGATTCCCAAAAGAAATCCAGCGTACCTAAAGGAGAGAGAGCGAGAAGTTATCACCCTAAAATGTACTACTTTCTATGAAGTCAGAATACAGTTACTACATTTAATTTAGTCGATAACACATGAATATTTATGAGTCCAGAGGAACAAAACTGGATGTTTTCGCTGTCCACATCATTAGGTTATTAATACATCTAAGTTTTCATCAGAACTGAAACAATTGGTTGATCAACAGGAAATAAATTCTGATTCTTAGTTATCTcaataataaaagcaaaaaacaatcTCTGGTTTTAGGTCtcaatttgctgcttttctctgttttatatctttgtaaACTGAATGATTTGACGTCATGCTCAGCCACATTCAACCTTGATCCTAGAGTGTAGTCAGTTATACCTACCGCGGAGCGATGTCTATTTGGTTCACATAGTATCCAGAGGTGGTGATCCCTGATATGGTGCTGGAGAGTGTGAGGAGGGTGACAGCGAGGATGTGGCTGCAGCCGGCGTAACTTGCGCCCACGAGGAGAGCTGCTGCTGGCAATAGacctgcagagaggaggacgatgtcaaaaaaaataaggaaatacCAGTGTACTTTGAGAAACCATCACAGGTATTACTggttctctttgtgtttttaggTATTAACTTGTGAAAATGGGTGAAACATATAACAGGTTGGTCAGTGAGTGTATATCTGGGTATTTGTATCATCTTTCAATACTTGATCTAAACCAGATGAGGGCAGCATTATTCTACTTGAAACCTGAGTCATGAGAGACATTTTAATTTGGTTTCTGGTCTGTAATTAATGAGTTTCCCCTCAAATATAGTAATGGTGACTGAAAACCCCAACACCACTGCCTGTGTGGAGGACAGTTTCTCATTTCAGTCTGTACACGTGTGTCTGTACATGAGCTAGCAGTAGTCGCACACTTCTTTCTGTGCACTGATACATTTGGCAGGTGCAGCTTGGtggacagaaaatagttcctacatgaaactgctcacaacagggtctgtggattatgttGAATAACTGCGCCATGATTGCTGGAAAGAGAAAATGCTGTGAGCTCCAAAGGCCGATTGCCATCTACTTCggttatattggagagaaggcagaaatctctacagtcgatatctccaacactctgcagctcacaccacaacaatctagactgataaatagcacaacaggtaagagaaaaaatgtgtttttgattttgggggtgaGCTGTacctttcagtgttttcatttccaTATTTAGTGATCAGTGTGGGTTTCTATAAAAAGAGACATAAGTCTACATAGTTCATCAGAAGTGGAGGTTCACACGTTGTGCCAGAGCcaaaaaaataatgtcaaaagTGGAAAAGAGGCTGTACTTTAGAAAATGACGTCAGACTGTCCAATGTTAATTACTTCTCAGAGTCCTTAACTTCCTCCATACCTATACCCATTGTCCTGTGATGCTCAGCCTGACACAGAGGCAATCATGCAGCACAGGTGTACAGAAGAGATATAAATAAAACGGCTCGGAggagaaaagttttttttacctGCAACTGTGAAGAGCTTGCGTACGACAGTGACGCTGAACACCCTCCTCTCGATGAGACTGTCAGCTACGACACCTGACAGTGTTGAGAACAACCAGCCCCCAAGGTACGGCAGAGCGGAGAGGAAACCATTCTGGACAGAGAGATAGAGTTGTATTCAAAGGATTTAGTGAATACATGTTGCTCGTCTTCCTCCAGTTTTAAATGATATCTAAGTAAGTATATTATAATGCCCTGTCATGACATCTTGGTAAAGACTAATGTTTGACATGCTTAATGTCTTTCTCAAAAGCTAGATGAGAAGACTGTGATGtgtctctcatgtctgtacggTAAATATGAAacagcagctagttagcttagtttagcataaagactggaaacagggagaaacagctagcctggctctgtatGAAAAACACAGTCTACCAGTGCCTCTAAAGCTCAAAAAGTCATATGTGAAAAGCAAATTAAagaataatgacttagtacAAAATTTGTCCCAGTTCTGTTTTAAACTGGGTTGAGTGACAGAAAACAGCTAGCATTATTTAATAACAGAATAATGACTTTGTGATGCCGCTTTTAAACACCTTCACATATGTTGTTcttttagattagattagatttacattttttgcctttattataaAGTATGGAGATGTACATCaattataattatcatttattttctatcATTATGTATGATTACTGattatcatcattttttaacgtgaaatggaggaacaaataaatcaaaacctcaCTGATTTAAGGTCAAAGTGCATGATGACGTTCATGTAGGTAGGCAGGGAGGTGAGCAGGGTGTAGTAGGACCAGTGTGCACACATCTGGGTGATGATGATGGCCCACAGAGGAACCGACAGCAGCATGGATAGAAGGGGCACGGACCAGCCATGACCTGTACCCTGCAGATAGATGACAAAATCTTGAGAAAACACTACACATATATAACAAAAAATGCAGGAGAATATAAACTAAGAGGGAAACTTTCACTTTAAGTTTAAAGGTATATTATGTGAAATTTTATGCAGAATTTCTAtgcaattcctgcatagtataccttgaaaagaaagaaaagacaattCTGTCAGATGTTCTCATTTAAGACATATTGACTTGTTGGCATAAAGACAGCTGGACAACAAAAGGACAGCTGAGGGGAagagaaagtaaaaaaagagGGAACTGTGTGGAAAACAGGAAGTTTGAGGCGTTATTTAAGAGCAACATTTCACACTTAGTAACCAATTCAAATACTTGGAGGGAATTCAGATGGAAGGTAGTAAtgagaggttttttttaatagacaCCAGAGATAGTGGATAAAATGGGCTCAGCATactcaaataaatgaaataatgaataaatgttgATGAAACTGTGGTCCACAAATTGGCAACCATACTGACATATTTTGGACATGCACTAAGTTAAGTACATTTTGGTAAGAGATTTTTGAAGCACTTAAGAAAATATCTTACCAAAATCTCACAAAAGACTCAAGTATAGCAATATCGGGTCTAACACAGAGGGCATTgatgggagagagaaaaaacagcttTTACAAATATTGACAACAGCAGCACTTGAATTACAATTAAGTGGTTAAAACCTGACCGACATATAATATGTGAACTGAGAAGGAATGGGAATTTACTAGATGGAACAGATAATGTACTCCTAGAGTCtccaaaaagaaatgttttttcaaaGATGGGGCCCTGCTATCGCCATACTAACATAGTGAACTAAGTGAACACTGTGACATCAACACTCGGAGCGCTCAGGGACCGATGGTCACTCCAGAGGTATATATCATAAGGCTGGCTCGTGCTTTCTTGACCTCATGGGAGCTACAGGGTATGACACGTGCAATGGACCTTTCTCACAGCAGACCTTTGACTTGTCATTGTAAGAAAAGAACAGGTGAAgttaataacattaacaatggctcagTTCCATTAATTGTGCCAGTCAGCTATTCCAGTGAGACAGCAAGCACAATACCAAGACCTCCCCTACATGAAATTCAgttatcattaatgttattgtgCTTTACCTattatgacatgtcaaaatgtctgctgtgaaaaaggtctatgtAACTGCAGCTGTGATGGTGAAGGGTTTCAGCAGACTCAGTAAAAGATAAAGGGTTGGTGTCTTCTCAATTGTTCTGTGGGTGCATTCGGCCTGACAGAACTTTTTGCATAACCTACACTCACAGTATCATCTTTTATTAATGACCCTTTCAATAATTGCCTAATTCTACATCAGATGCTGATGCAGCTAATTACCAGCTGCTTGCCAACGTATCACAACTATCAGCAGAAGATGCCATTGCCTCATTGAAATGATGGAGTCTGCAGGTATATCTGATGATTAGTAAAAACAGTAAAGTGCTAAGCCTTCAGCTGGTCAATCCATGGTAGTTGGGGTGAAATAACAGACACATTCAATTTCAATCCTTGCTCCTCTTCCACCCGTTCTCGTTGTGTTTTCTCAGTGGCTTCTGTGCTACGTAAGCTGTTTGGTATTACCAAGGGCTGAGGGTAAGTGAATAAGGGGAAGAGGGACGGCTAACAAAATGCAGCATCAGGTTCAATACATCCAAAACTCCCTTTCTGACATACTGTTTGGCTAAAAAACAGCTGCATAAATCACCTTCTTGGCAGCTTCCATACAAACTGGCGATACAGGGAAACTGTAGACTCATAATTTTATAATTTGCTGTGTAATGTATTTATATTAATCATTTCTTTATCTTGTCAAGAAAGAGGAGCTGCAATACAGCAATGCACAACACAGTAAATTAGGTGATGGTTAATGTTTAATGTGCACCTGAGGTCCGATGGAGTTTATGATGTAATCTCTCTCCTCTTTGCTGATTCGACGATGAGTGCGAGGGTCATCGGAtacaaaaataaaccaaaacacGGTCCAGAGGCAACCAGCACCCcctgaaagacagacagacagacagacagacagacagacagagaggtgaaTAATTAAAGGAAAGGTGCTGGTATTCAGGGTTAAAAGTGAATGCCTGATgccataataaaataaaactgctcCAAATGTATCTTGcatcaaaaaaacaacaacatatttttGAAACCCAATCAGCGTAAAAAGTAAGATTACTACTGTCATAACgcaaacaaaaataatgctGTAATATAAGGTAGCACAGTCAGTATTAAAGATAAAATCCAtaaattgtttttgtcatgCAACAGCAAAACTTTTCAGCAGTAGTGGAAAGTATCTtagcacatttactcaagtattgtatttaaatacaaactgtaggtacttgtactttactagattttttttgtatgtgctTCTTTTACTTTAACTCCACCACAATTCAGAGGCAGATATTGTAGCCTATTTTATAttaaactacatttatttgataacttttgtCGCTAGTTACTCTGCAGATTCAGATAAAAAACCATGTTATTACACAAGATAAGACTTTTCTGAACCCTGGGATTGTGTATAAAGTAATAAGCTTTTTATTTAGCAGAATTTAACTTTAGCTGGTCCATGCTGTAGACTGTCTGGGTGCTACACTGACTTGGCAGTCTTCTTGgcagaagaagagacctctgcagataattggGCTATTCTGCATCTTTGCTACTTTAAGCACATGCCCTGAGTCTTTACATTTAAGCTACATTGCTCATTCAGCAGCAACAATTatttaatcacatttaatttgtttcactttatttagAGGGAATTTGTGTTCTGCAAATTTCAATTTCTTACTGTTGTGCAGCATCTACCACCCTGGCATCTTTCCTGTGAGAGACTGAGGTATGTCATGCTTTATATGTGAATATGTGATTGCACTTGGGTGTTTCCCTCCCTCACCACAGATGTAGAAGACAGCAGGCCACCCTAAGGTTTGGCAGATGTAGCCAGTGAGCGGCAGAGCCACAAAGGCCCCAAAGTTGCCCCCAGATCCCGACAGGGACATAAGGCGAGAGCGCTCCAGAGGAGGAGCCCACCGAGCCCACATGGACATCATGGCTGGGAACGTCACACCCTGAAGAAACATGGAGAGACAGGCAGTGAGATGAGAGTAAGACAAGTGTGGCAAACAGCAAGACGCATCCAACACAATCAGTATTCTTGGTAATAAATAATGTGGATGTGTTGCAGTGCtgtagtcaagaccacctaaaccAAGACCAAGTTATGACCAAGACCAAGTCATTTTCAGGTTTTATCaatgatgaaaataactgttagtttCAGTTCTGGTGTAAAAGCAACTAAAGCAGAACAGGATAAACAAATGTTCACAAAAACTCTCAAATTtggattaaaaatctctttaaaAGAATTAACTGACCAGAAAGATTAATGAACAATTTTATGAATATTGTGTAGAAGTAACAAAACAGACTGGTAAACTGGTATGAAATACTCAATCATGGTTGAATTTAACTAAAAAAACAATATCTGCCAGATGTATCAGCAAATTAATGTCTAcaactttattattgttgttaaatTCATCCTTAAAAGGTCCTGCATTGTAAACTAGAAGTTCTAACTCGTGAAACTGACTGTACACACAGCAGCCTCCTGTGTCCTGCTCAACACAATCTTACCTCTCCAAAGCCCTCCAACGCTCGCAGTGCAAACAGCCAATACAACCCCATCTGGGCAGCCAGAGGGGTGAGCAGCGTGAGGACTGCGGTGCCCAGCACACCCAAACCCAGGAAGATGGTCCCCCCGTAGTGACCACACAGGTAGCCCCCTGGGATCTGTGTGCACAGGTAGCCGAAGAAGAAGGCTCCCAGCAGCCAGCCCTGAGTCTCCGAGTCCCAAGGATACTGGGGGACCTGGGACAAGAGGACAGAGAGTGTCAAGTGTTTATGGTAAAAGGAATTCAGACACTGTTGGACATAGCCTTTGTTAATGGGGTGcccgctctaccaggtgagctgcTGGGCACCCCTTGTCTCACTTATTTACCTTTTTAATGCTATTTAATCAGATCTGCAGAATAATTTTGACTTATTtaattcaaaaacacaaagcaactgACTGCATGTTATCTTGCAGCAGGTGCCCTATCAAAAGTGTTTCATTCCAAACTACACACAAGTTGTAACTTGTTTAAGATTATTCATTAAGTACGTTACCCCCTCAGGTTGTAGGAaagtgttgctgctgttttctgtcCCTGCTGGCAGGGGACAGGCAGAGGTGACAGAGCTGTTCTGGGCTGGTTTGGAATCAGTGGTATTCACCATGGCTACCATGGCAACACTCATGTTGACACGAAGACCGTAGACCATGGAGAACCCTAAGAACATCAGGAAGGCCAGGTTGAGGCGAGCCGAGCAGCACACAGGAGGAACTGTTCACATAGAATACAATGATTTTAACATGCAGTCTGGACTGAGAGCATGGAGTCATTATGAATatcatttcaaatgtttcaGATTAACGTCAGAATTAAAGGGAATTTAGAGAATTCACCATCAACAATCTATAATATCAAATGATTCAGAGAATCCAGAGAATTTTCTGCATTTAAGGGACAAGGCTGAAAACCAAGACTGAATGGCTGTGATCTTTGACCCCTCAGACGGCACTGTATGAAAAACTGACTTGATTTAATGTATAAAGGATAGTATGACATGGACTCAGGAATACTTTGGAAGACcattgtcagtaaacacagtttgttACTTCATATACAAATACAAGTTAGgactctaccatgcaaagtCAAATCCATATATCAACATCCAGAAGCACCACCAACTTCTCTGGGCCCGacctcatctgagatggactgacacaaagtgaaaaggtgtgctgtggtctgatgagtccacatttcaaattgtttttggaaatcatggatGTTCATGACGTTGTGACTTGATTAAAATAAGAAAGATAAACACACCTGCATCATTCTTGATGAGGGGCTCACTGTCCTCGCGCTCGTCCGAAGGGATGATGGAGTAGCCATTTGGTGGCGGCATGGCACTCATCTGACCTGGGAAATATTAAGTCTGTGAAATTCTGTCACTGAGCCATGGTGTCCAGGAAATCTGCTGGATGGACAAAGGCTAAAATCAGtattcagaaaaacacaaacagaggatGTTACATAAACACGTGACAGACAAGTTAGTACAAGAAGACGAGTCAAGTGACACAACACATCAGCAGATTATGATAAAGAGCTTAataacactgacacaaacacacacaaaactgcaCTTCCTGATTTCACAAGTTAGATAGGAAAATAATATATAGTTAGCTAAGAAAAAGTTGATCTGTCCAAAAATCAGTCTATCTtggggtttaaaaaaaaacattgaatttaaGAGTCTGATATGTGTGGACACTCTGCATTTAAGCCAAAATACCCGACTATTCACAGGaatgtcagtaaacattttgtGAGATCTTTGTTTTAAACCTtcgattttttttctctgcatgtCCCTTTCCCAGCTCTgtacaaaactgtttttaatttctgtacttaactacacaaaaaaatgtcaaaaaaagtaatttaattacTTAAATCACTACGCAGATATGAACCTGGCTGAACAACCAGGAAACCACTGCAAACTGTAGAACTACTAGTTAGATTACATGTAGGTCACTGACCCCCAACACTCACAAGGGTCACAGATGCTCAGAGTGGATGCACTGCGGAGTGAGGAAGACATGTGATGAAGATGACGATGAAACTCAACGTGAGTTTATCTCTTTACTGATTTGGAACCTGTGAACAACAAAAGGTTACATACAACACAGACTGGTTTTATTCTCACTGTTGGGTAAAACCCTCTTTCATTAacgtacattttttttcaagctCACCAAGATGGAAACTCAGCACACCTCTACAACACACTGACCTGGAGTGACATTTGTTATAAAAGTGTTTCCTTAACCACTAAGCGGAAGTAAAAAATTCAATTAACACCCAGTATTGTTGGCATATTGAGCATTTTTTTTGGAGGAAGTGGGATGTTATCTGCCAATGATACTGCATTTTAGTGctgatgttttgtttctctgtcagTAGTGGCAGCagactttttttaaaaccagagttggtgattgttggaacgaCTGAAAGACATACCAATATGGCTTTCggaaagtttattttgtttctgttgactttgactaaagtgttttttatgcagataaaattactgtttattgaaATGGAGTCTGGAGGGTTTGGCGAAGGACATTTCAGGATAGTAACAAGAttaatatttttctattttctgaCAAATAATAAGTGAGAAAACAATTCACAGGTTGATCAATGATGAATATGATTATGTCCTGGTGGCAGTGCTGACCTAAAAAAGCAGGGAGTAATAAACATTAAGAGTGAATTTGCCTGTGAAGGTTATAGGTTTTAGGCCAGAATATAAATACCGAGTTATTGTTCTGAGTTTCACTTCTCAAGCTTCCTACTGGAAAGCTTTGATGTGCAGGAAAGAGGCAACTCGTGATGTTGCTGCTTCTAAATATCATTATTGAGGAAGTGAGAAAAACACAAGCTACCTGTTAGTATCCCGATGTGAATGATCCCAAAGGTTTGGGGTGGGTGAGCTGGGTTTCATATGATGTCAATAATTTTTCAGGACAGCAGATACAGTGTTATCGGAGTTCATAACAGGACATAAAGGGCACAAAGGTCCTCTGAAGCAGCTGGTCTGAGGTATCAATAACCGGTTAAAACGATGGTGAATGACCCTGAAATTATCACTACAGTTCGTCTGTCCAGTCAATCTCAGTAGGTTACGTCTTCCTTTTGTCTGAGGAATATGTCAACCTTTGATCCTAACTAATCCTGATCATGCTTGCTATGAAACATCTGTACAAAAATGTGTTGGTCAGCACATACCAGACAAACACTGGAGTGACTCTGTCTTGGCAGGAcatttcaccccaaaataaaaaaaagtttcttctTACTACCAGTCAAAGAAAAAGTATTTATGAGCagcacaagctgagtgccatctagttccattataggGTACTGGAGataggcagacatctctatgaccGATATccccaacactcagcaacttgcaccaaaacaatctagagtgatgaacagcactacaggtaaaaggaaaaatatgtcattttgatTTAGCAGTGAGCTGTCCATTTAAGAGCACAATTAAAAGTAGATTTCAGGATGTGTTTCTGTAATACACACCTTAATTGACTCAACTGACTGGAAACTAGCCACTCAGTAATTAAGAGCCACAGATGTTTTCTCACACAGCCAGTTTTTCCAGTTTCCCTCCTTCCCatagacacacactgacactggaTGGCACATTCATATGTGCAGgcacaagaaggtttgctgtgtctcccagcgtCTCAGTTTCTGTTATGTGCCAAGTATCAGACATATACAGATATACATCAAAAACCTTTTAGACAGGTCTGTAAGTATTAACCTGAACAGTTTACAGTAGCTTAGCTTGTTCGTTAACTTGCTATAACTGGTGTATCCCTGTTTGACGACAACATGTATGAATATTTTGTCACCTTACCTTGTGAAGGGTTTTACACCAGAGATTTTTGGTTAAGGCAGCTTGAACGTATgggaatataaaacataaaccaGGTCACATCGTGTCTCTAACACAGCCGGCGAGACAACAACTgagctgtgttgctgttttCACGACCAGAGGAAAACGGTCACATGAGCAGCGCTTTGAGGAAACGCAGATGAATAAACACGGAAGAGGAAACGCCTATTGTCAGGCTGTCCCGTGAAGCTAGCTTGTATGTTTTACAAATCTGTGCTAAGGGTATGGCGTCATAGCACATGACCAACGGCtgcatagacatatatacatatacatacagtacaggccaaaagtttggacacaccttctcattcaatgcgttttctttattttcatgactatttacattgtagattctcactgaaggcatcaaaactatgaatgaacacatgtggagttatgtacttaacaaaaaaaggtgaaataactgaaaacatgttttatattctagtttcttcaaaatagccaccctttgctctgattactgctttgcacactcttggcattctc
This genomic window contains:
- the LOC125905114 gene encoding sialin-like translates to MSAMPPPNGYSIIPSDEREDSEPLIKNDAVPPVCCSARLNLAFLMFLGFSMVYGLRVNMSVAMVAMVNTTDSKPAQNSSVTSACPLPAGTENSSNTFLQPEGVPQYPWDSETQGWLLGAFFFGYLCTQIPGGYLCGHYGGTIFLGLGVLGTAVLTLLTPLAAQMGLYWLFALRALEGFGEGVTFPAMMSMWARWAPPLERSRLMSLSGSGGNFGAFVALPLTGYICQTLGWPAVFYICGGAGCLWTVFWFIFVSDDPRTHRRISKEERDYIINSIGPQGTGHGWSVPLLSMLLSVPLWAIIITQMCAHWSYYTLLTSLPTYMNVIMHFDLKSNGFLSALPYLGGWLFSTLSGVVADSLIERRVFSVTVVRKLFTVAGLLPAAALLVGASYAGCSHILAVTLLTLSSTISGITTSGYYVNQIDIAPRYAGFLLGITNTFGTIPGVLAPIATGYFTEDHTLAGWRTVFWVAAGINISGALIYIIFASGKIQPWALTEEERAEAEKHRRRSIST